The Heteronotia binoei isolate CCM8104 ecotype False Entrance Well chromosome 11, APGP_CSIRO_Hbin_v1, whole genome shotgun sequence genome includes the window AACTCTGGTCCTCCTTACATTGATTTCCTAACTAATCACAAGCAAATTCTCAGTATGGGAAATGACTTGGGAGCACTATATAGAGCCCATGAGAAGCATCAGGATGCCACGGCAGCTGGACACACACTGAATCCCAACAAGACCGAGGTGTTGCTAGTATGAATGTCTGAGATTCTGGAAGTGGGTGATCTTTCTCCTTGGTTGCATAAAGTTGTTGCTACTGATAACAGTTTTATGCAGCCAAAGAGACAGATCACCCACCTCCATGATCTCAGACCTTCCTACCAGCAACACCTTTGTCCTGTCTGGATTCAACTTATTAGATGCTATGGCAGCAGCTGCTTTTGCTGCCTTTTCTCATCTGTACCTGATGCAGAGGTTATCAGCCCACCTTGGAGAGGGCTAACCTTGCTGTGTTGATTCATCCTTATGCAACATctaaggttagactactgtaatataCTGTGTGTCAGGCTGCCTTTGGAGATAGCTCAGATGCTTCAGCTAGTTCAAAATTCAGCTGCCCATTTATTAATGGGCAAGAACAGCTTCCGTTATATGACACCACTTCTGAGCACTTTACCTGACTTCCTGTTTTCTTCTAGGTTCATTTCAAGGACTAGAACTTATGTTTAAAACGTCATGACTTAAGGCCTACATTTCTAAAGAACCATCTCTCTTACAAATTTACATGGCAACTATGCTTTGTGGACCAAAACTTGTTTATGCCTTCCCTCAAAGTGACACAGCTGGGCACAACCTACTCCCAGGCCTTTTCCAAAGCCCCTGCTCAACTATGAAACAATTTCCTCTTTGAGGTCCAGAGGATTACATTATCACTGGCTTTTAAGATGGTGAATACACTTTTTAATTTACAGTGTATTTGTATGACGTTTCAGTTAAATATTTAGTACCTGGGCTGTTaaaatgcaatttttttaaaaaagaaagatattTTTAATTAACAAATTAAAAGCCACCTTGGGCTCTGATCAGGAAAAGTTTATATATACCATCTCTCTTACAAATTTACATGGCAGCTAAGCTTTGTGGACCAAAACTTAttgttgaaagaaaaaaaaaattgcacctaCATGGCTCGGTCTGATTGGTGTATTTTTGTTATGTAGTTAGATGCTTAGTAAAAATAACACAGTAAGTGTTGAAGAGGAAGAACCACACTAGCTCTGAGCCTTTTGTGCTCGTATCTGAAGTTCTGCTGTACAACAGACAATAAAATCTTGTTTTATTATCTATTTACATCCCAGCTTTCTTCACAATGGGACACAGAACAGttcacattattctcctctcctctcctgtatcctcacaacaacccttgttACCCTTAATGGGAGACCTCCTAATATTTGGGGGAATATTATCTCTTAAAGGAGACCCTAGGCTTATTGAGAGGAGGGGTAACAGATCTTTACACCAATTGTCTACTAGGATTTTCCCCTAGAGATCTCTCAAAATTAAAGCAGACTGTTGCTTAACCAAGGGAGATGGTTTTATtaatagaaaataaaataatgcacacATAAAGATAATAAATGCACACAGAAAACCAAGCACATGAGTTGCAGAAATACAGGGGTGAGAGAGATAAGAGGGGTTGCAAGGGGTGATAGCTAACTGTTCAAGAGAGCAGATTCCATGGAGAAACCAGCATTTCACAGGAAGACCCAGATGAATCTGAGTGTGTGATGCCACTGGGCACCAAAGACAACACACTCTGGGCATGTGCTAAACGAGATACACTTATACCCAAAAATGTATCCTGAGGGTATGATTACAGGGGTGAGCTAATATGACAATGGTGTAATAGATGTCTTGTAAAGGATGCCTTGACAAAAGGACTGTTTTGAGTTTCCCAGGTGTTAAAACAAAGAGGATATTTCCTAATGGGTGAGAGGATGAGGCTGGATGCTGACAGTTTGGTAATATTGAGTTGTTGGGGTGTCTCTGCTCTTGTGAAAAGACCACCCCTGGTTGGAGGACTGTTGCCATAGTTATACCCTTTGAGGTATGCTGattgtgtgtgactggcccaatgtaatttagtgagcttccacagcagagtgaggattcaaacctgggttctCAGGTGCTAGtcaaactctaaccactacacacacAGGCTTTTGTAGGGCCGCTGTAATTGAACAGTAGCAAATGGGTAGACCTAGATGAATCATGCAAGTTGGGTGGCAGCAGTTCACTCAGTAAGTTGCTGCTAACTCTGGTTGCAATGAGTCCTCTCTCCACCAAAACAGTCTTGAAAAGAGCTCTGCCCTCTTCCTTTCATTAATAGAAACCAAGGCTGAAATGCTAGCAAATGCTGGGGATGCTTGGAAACAGCCAGAGAAGCCATCCATTTCTTAAATGCACCTTTTTCATCATTTAGGGGGAGGTAAGGGGGTTGTAACTCCCAGCCCTTGCTGTTCAGGTTTGTTGAAAAATCTTTATTTTCCATTCACAGCCCCAATCTCCAAATTTAAGTACCCTCAGGTATGGCCTGGTtgtgacacagacacacacacagtgtctctctctctctcactatatatatatatatatataaatgaatgaatgaattagaTCTTTCACAACACAGCTAGCACTACAATTCTAGTATTACTGAACTGTTTTGTATTTGTGAGTTGACAGGAATTTTACACTCTAGCTTATGTattctttttaaattaaactttatgAAACTTCATGTCACACAATCATTAATAGTAGTTTTAATATTCGACCAGCTGAAGTTATTAGTAATTTCTAGGAATCAGCACTATCAGAGAAATGGAAGATTTGCATCCTCCAGCACAGGAGCCAGCAGATATAGGGACAAGGTGAATATGGGCATTCTCTCAATGAAAAAGCGAACTAACTATAATCTCATCAAGAACATTAAAAAAGTGCTTTGAAAAATTACtggtttaacttttttttttaaaaaacttctttcATCATAAGCTAATGAGTGTTTTCACAACTAAAGTTGACACCTTTTTTCAAGTACTAAACATAAAAGACCTGCAAGTGATATGAGTGGATACTTTATTGAACAGCCAAAAAGTGAGAGAAACAGAAATTATATAACAGTAACATTTCAACAACTGTTGAAAAGCAACTTTCTAAAAAGACAGTCCGCATCTGTTCCTCTACACAGTACAAAGATTGTggtaatttacaaaataatttaCATACATTTTTATGATCATCTGATCCATTAAAAGAGGAAGAACACTTCAAGTCCTACCTGAGGACATTCCTGAAATGTAGTGTCCTTTGTTCAAAGGGGAAAGGCAAGGCAAATGTATGCCAATACAATAATACCATGTGGCTATGAGACTTGACAAATGGAAGCAAAGtatacaaaattaaaaagaaaagatgtCATTCACAAGAGATTTTGCATTTCATACAGCTTCTTAAAAAAATACTTTTACATATTTAtactgtacagatttttttaaaaaatatattacatTGCCAAAAGTTCATATAAATACTATACAGGAAGTTTTAATCCAAATCAAAAGGTTCCCGCCCACTGCCAACCCAAACCTAGCCTCTTCCCATTTGATACTTGTGTGCAAAGGCCACTGATTTCAGCCAGATTTGCCCATGCATAACTGTAGTTAGGAATGAAGTTTTATGAATACAATATTTCAAATGCTTAGTCATACTGTAGGACTCTATGCAAGTTAAGAGCATAACAATTAATTCCATAGATAATTACTTGATAGATGCAAATGGGACAAAGTGTTTTTTGTTTGTAAGCCTTCTTACAGCTATTGTCTCTTCACTGATTTAGTGGTATGGCATTTTATGTACTAATATGTGGAAACTCTTAAATTATATTAAAACAAATCTTCATTATCTATATTGCAGCTACTAAAGGACATCTTTCTATCcataaacaaaattaaaacaagaCATGACATAAAAGAATGCTGGTCACTAATTCCTAGGAGTCATTTCATGGGGAAGAGTCATATCATAGGTGCCATAGAGTACTGATGTTCATTTTTAATCTGGCACATCAATATTTAGTTTGGGGGGTGGTATAACATATTTACCAGGACTCTGGGTAATGACCACACCAGTCTTTTTCCGAAATATTGGAGCTATTTTGGGAGGTTCTGGGACAGGAGTTTCTTCTGCTTCCTCATTATCTTCGTGATGCAAATCATACGAAATGTTGCCATATTCTCTTAGGAATGGGAAAATTTCAAGCAGGAATTGGCAAAAGTCTTTGCGTATTCCAAACCACCCTGCACAAACAAGAGGTAGATAGATTCATTCTACAATGAAGCCAACCAACACAGAAACATTGAGACCCTGTTCCAGTGAAAATTATCAATAAGAGGGACAGAATTGAAACAGGTTTTTGGAGAAAGGACAGAGAGGAAGATTCTCTGTAGTATACTTACAATGATTGCCTCCCTTCTGCCCAAATGTTGTTGCCATTAAAGTTATCAGTGAAAGCCAAAGAGGAACAAATATGGGTATGTATGAAAATGTATTGTGTCCATCCAATCTGTGCACCAGCAGGATCTACCAAAACAATTAAAGTATATCAGATTCATGCTAGGTGAAACTCTGCCAGTAGTGGTCCAAAGCTGGATACATATTTAATATTGTTTGATATTAAATTCATAAAGTATAAATGTGTACTTAAAATTTCTTAAGAGCAAACATCAGATTTCTAGTCAGCAAAATGAAATACACCTTGAATTTGTCCTTATTTGCTTTGTTCAACAGATATACTATGTCATCTACTGGCCTCATAGGATCAGAGACTTCTTGTAGTCATGATGCATGTGATAACATGGCCTTCAACAACTTGTACCTGAGACTATACATTTTGTTTCACAGAACAGAAAAAGTGTTCGGGATTTGGTACAGTGATCTCAGTGAAATTCTAGCAATTAGGGCAGCAAAGACAGATTTAGAAGTGTGTGAGCAACATGTGAAAAGATCTCCAATGCCAGACGGAAACAACTGAATTTCCTTTCAGCAGGGGGCAGCACTTCAATATCTGTGCAGCTACCTGAAACTCAAGAGACCAGAACTATACAGACATATACAAGTGTGATTAATATGTATAATTtgcacacagtcacagagttcaCTTTCTTAAAGCACAGAATGTGCATTACATTGGTGCTGAATTTTAATTTGCTCTTGTGGTGAGATAGAATACAGGGGCAATGGTTACAGTCTTGTCAAGTAAAAATAAACAGAACTTTAGAAATGGCAGGTATTCTATGTTCATTTTTATGCCCTCTGTATGTACTAAGTTTTCTTAATTTACATGTAAAACTTAATTCTCAAAAGTAGTTGTTTGTAACTGCAATGGTCTCTAAAGGGGAGGgttggtagctcagtggtagagcatctgcttggtaagcagaaggtcccaggttcaatccctggaatctccaactaaaaagggtccaggcaagtaggagtgaaaaacctcagcttgagaccctggagagctgctgccagtctgaataaacaatactgactttgatagactgaggggtctgattcagtataaggcaacttcatatgttcataaagatGCAAGCCTAGGAAACAGAACTGCTGAAAGTACCCCAATATCCCACCTTTGCAtgcaaattaattttttttttgcttacttcAAAGGTGAGTAATGGAACCACAATTGTCATCCAACTGATGGCCATAGTTATGTGAGTTCTCCTTTGTTCAGCAATCACATCCATTGAGCGCAAGAATAAGACAGACCAGACAATATAATAGAGTACGACTAAGCACAGAAAGGACATCAAGATCCACAGGGGGACACAGACAACCTAAAGAGGGTAGGAAAAAGGGTAGGACATGGATTCAGAACCATTCTTCAAGTTTTTGAAAGACACGTCTCATCAGAAATttgacattacattttaaaatCCTATAAGCAACCACAAGACCTGGAATCTTCTAAAATAAGAGAAGAAATGCTCAGGCTTTAACAAGAGCAACAGGACCACATACATGGGTCTTAAAAATTGCATAATACCTCGATTTACTACAACTTTAAGAAGCTTGGCCTGTGCAATACTATAGTCAAACAGAATCTCTATTTAAAGAATTGTACTTTTATCACCTTCTAGGAATAAAActagattcgaatccagtagcactttaggaAACAACAAGATTTTAATGGTATAAGACAGCCggtctggtgtaatggttaagtgtacatactcttatctgggagaaccaggcttgattccccactcctccacatgtacctgctgtagtgaccttgagttagtcataactctctcagagctgttctgctcaggagcagttcttggtgaactctctcagccccacctatctcacagggtgtcttttgtggggaagggaagggaaaggagattgtaagctgctttgagactctgagtgaagggtagggtataaatccaatctcttcttttgagaGCTGAAGTCCCGTtcatcagataagaacataagaacatatgagaagcaatattggatcaggccaatggcccatccagcaacactctgtgtcacacagtggccaatatatatgtatgtatatacacacacatatatatatactgtagctaatagctactgctccatatttttatccaatcccctcttaaagctggctatgcttgtagccgccaccacttcctgtagcagtgaattccacatgttaatcaccctttgggtgaagagtacttccttttatccgttttaacctgactgctcagcaatttcattgaatgcccacaagttcttgtattgtgagaaagggagaaaagtacttctttctctactttctccatcccatgcattatcttgtaaacctctatcatgttaccccgcagtcaacgtttctccaagctaaagagccccaagcgttttaacctttcttcatagggaaagtgttccaaacctttaatcattctagttgcccttttctgcactttttccaatgctgtaatatcctttttgaggtccggtatttgtacacagtattccaaatgagaccgcaccattgattagggtgaccataatgtctgaaggccagccagggacacattggggggggggggaggtaggggtgcgcgcgaagcgtgcgcgcgccgccggaaacaggaagtgatgtcacttccggtgacgtcacttccggtgacgacATAAcacactaataacacaggtcgagatgcaggacaggaacccggaagtgaccgacaggctgcttcagcgtgccgctgcgccggccccctgggccccacaacgatgggaccgatgccacagggacgggctcgaaacactctataacccctcaaaagaacagcagtctagctcgcttcccccgagccctgccgccataagcctcaagggggctcattttgcggcatctcccggggggagggtggcacccgcacgggacacatatcaaatgaaagagggggcgcagggctatcagaaacagccggcggagggagtcacgagaccaccccactgggggatccacaccccgaaagtgatgaaggtggcgcagacagagccaacaggacaaaataaataggctgcattatgcagcacagttgagaaagtgccttatcccatatactgatgaagtaaatacaggatctgagaacaaaattgcaccagaagacacaaacacaaagctcccttacactgaatcagtgcttgggtccaccaaagtcagtattatctactccagtcacaaacacaaagctcccttacactgaatcagtgcttgggtcagccaaagtcagtattgtcacataagaacataagagaagccctgttggatcaggccagtggcccatccagtccaacactctgcgtcacataagaacataagagaagccctgttgcatcaggccagtggcccctccagtccaacactctgtgtaacataagaatataagagaagccctgttgcatcaggccagtggcccctccagtccaacactctgtgccacataaaaatataagagaagccctgttgcatcagaccaatggcccctccagtccaacactctgtgccacataaaaatataagagaagccctgttgcatcagaccaatggctcatccactccaccactctggtcacataagaacataagagaagccctgttagatcaggccagtggcccctccagtccaacactctgtgtcacataagaacataagagaagccctgttggatcaggccagtggcccctccagtccaacactctgtgccacataaaaatataagagaagccctgttgcatcagaccaatggctcatccactccaccactctggtcacataagaacataagagaagccctgttagatcaggccagtggcccctccagtccaacactctgtgtcacataagaacataagagaagccctgttggatcaggccagtggcccctccagtccaacactctgtgtcacataaaaatataagagaagccctgttgcatcaggccagtggcccctccagtccaacactctgtgtcacataagaacataaggagggaaggggaaggggaaggggaaggggaaggggaagggaggaaggaaggaaggaaggaaggaaggaaggaaggaaggaaggaaggaaggaaggaaggaaggaaggaaggaaggaaggaaggaaggaaggagggagggagggaaggaaggaaggggggagggagggagggaaggaaggaaggaagggagggaaggaaggaaggaaggaaggaagggaggagggagggagggaaggaaggaaggaaggaagggaaggaaggaaggaagggagggagggagggaggagggagggaagaaaggaaggccgccccccgccccccccccgctttcggcccccttacctgattccagggcggcatccagcggcggcggcggggagtcctgcggcggcggcctcgcggcgagggagggagggagctgccggcgctggcctctggaggcctccagggaccagcgccgggcctctccgctaccggcgctggcctctggaggcctccagggaccagcgccggctgctccgcggcttccccgcggcctccgctggtccctggaggccctccagggaccagcggaggccgcggggaggccttcgctggccggtgctggtcccggaaggccttccagaggctctggaaggccttccgggaccagcgccgggtgccccgcggcctccccgcggcctcccctggtccctggaggccctccagagtctctggagggcctccagggaccagcggaggccgcggggaagccttcgctggccggcgctggtcccagaaggccttccagaggctgtggaaggccttccgggaccagcgccgggtgccccgcggcctccgctggtccctggaggccctccagagtctctggagggcttccagcgaccagcggaggccacggagaggcctccaccactgccgccgggccccgcgcgcgggtggggaaggcggcgagtgagggagggagcgtccctgcgcctgcgcagggacgctccctccctcactcgccgccttccccgcaggcgcccgcggcccaccggctccggggctgcctaaaccgggacctttaatggtcccggtataggcagcccgggagccgggattgggtggccagaaccgggaatgtcccgggagaccgggacggtctggccaccctaccattgatttatacagtggcattatgatattggctgatttgttttcaattcccttcctaataattcccagcatggcgttggcctttttcattgcaatcgcacactgccttgacattttcagatctgacaaaaaaatcttgttggtctcttaagatgctggactcaaatctagccattctactgcagaccaacacagctaccatcTGAAGCTAGGATTAAAACTGAGGTTTGTTTGCTCAATCATGTGCCCCCAATACTTGGGAGGAATCTCATGGAGAAACAAAGAAGTTCCAGTCTTGAAGCTCCAAAGAGGTTAGAGCAAATAAGATCATCCAATGAAAGAACATGGTGCAATTCACATGGAACCTGTTTGAGTTCTGAATGCAGGCAGATAATCACATATTTGACTGCTCCTCCATGTCAAGAACACCTGCATGTGGAACACAACCCTATGAGGAGGAAGAATGGGACAGAATATCTCTGTCAATATTGGAAAGATTCGGACATGTAGTCACTCACCTGCATTCTGAAATCATCCCAGAAGGATTGCACGGAAGGCTTTTCTGAATACTACTTCCAGTGCCATCTTAAACAGAGATGCATCCTTCTAcattcactgaagtcaatggatgCAGAAAGGTATAACTGATTTGAATGGCATGTTTGTCTCCTTTAGCACGAAGAAACTCTTAGAATAGCTTGCTAGTATGCAATACTGATTATTCTTATCACATAGCAGGTACTGTTTTCATATTTAAAAGTTCACCTACCACTTATCATGCACTGCTAGATTATGCGGGTGATTAGGTTCATAGATGAATGCCTGGCTCTGTTTTCATAATACAACAAACCCACATTTTCAACACTCAGAGATTGCATAAATCCCAAGGTTTGAAAATAGCAATAAATAATTTACATACAAGCCATGGCCACTTGATAATTTCATCCAGTCTGAGTGCAATAAATATGAACTGAAGAATGTTGACAGAACACAGGATTTCCAGCTAAGACACAAGAAGACAACATATTAGAATTAATCAGTGTTTGCTACAGCATCCAGTCGTCACAGATAAAATACACTGCAGCTCAGTATCCAATATTTTAAGTTAATGCTTCATGTAGCATTCTTATCAGACAGGAATATGTGGAACACCACAAAATATAAAAAGGAAGTTAACTGGGCCTTCAGATAAGTCACTTTGGCATGTAAGCCCTTTCACATGGACAACTCCATTTACACATACTACTCCATTTACACATACTACACAAACAAAGTAATTTTAAGACAGAGAAGTCAACCAGAATCTTCAGTTTCTGATTTTAAACAAGTGTAACCACATGCCCAGCACCATTTAATATTCTCTACAGAAGCCTCTTGAAgggctccatggcagagtggtaaagctgtagtactgcagtcctagctctctgctcatgacgtgagtttgatcccagcggaagctgggttagGGTAGcaggttcaaggttgactcagccttccatccttccaaggtcagtaaaatgagtacccagtttgctgggggaaaagtgtagatgactggggaaggcaatagaaaccaccccgtaaaaagtctgctgtgaaaatgtcatgatgtgatgtcaccccagagttggaaacgactggtgcttgcacaggagactacctttacctttacagaaGCCTCTCACCTCTAGAGATCTGTCATGCCGAAATCCCCACACACAAGCTGCA containing:
- the TMEM185A gene encoding transmembrane protein 185A, whose protein sequence is MNLRGLFQDFNPSKFLIYACLLLFSVLLSLRLDDKIQWSYWAVFAPIWLWKLMVIVGASVGTGVWARNPQYRAEGETCVEFKAMLIAVGIHLLLLMFEVLVCDGIERGTRFWLLVFMPLFFVSPVSVAACVWGFRHDRSLELEILCSVNILQFIFIALRLDEIIKWPWLVVCVPLWILMSFLCLVVLYYIVWSVLFLRSMDVIAEQRRTHITMAISWMTIVVPLLTFEILLVHRLDGHNTFSYIPIFVPLWLSLITLMATTFGQKGGNHWWFGIRKDFCQFLLEIFPFLREYGNISYDLHHEDNEEAEETPVPEPPKIAPIFRKKTGVVITQSPGKYVIPPPKLNIDVPD